One genomic window of Desulfurococcus mucosus DSM 2162 includes the following:
- a CDS encoding metallophosphoesterase family protein, giving the protein MSSRLRLLAVYDLEASKTLSRILCVIARTLGVDAVILLGDTVSPVIIDWLVERCVIPTYGVLGRLDDASVSQSLRRHNGLLEGRLVNLKGYVLTGIGVSPSPLGESRVDVLATYRPGPGVRCCSVSSDIVGEAVESLKPRLILAGACVEPCVEGNLISPGSALKNHFMYVAIEGDSYIVKKGVFWEVLRELGAD; this is encoded by the coding sequence TTGAGCAGCAGGCTCAGACTACTAGCAGTTTACGACTTGGAGGCCTCTAAAACCCTCTCAAGGATCCTCTGCGTAATTGCGCGAACACTAGGGGTTGATGCAGTGATCCTCCTGGGTGACACAGTCTCCCCTGTGATCATTGATTGGCTGGTGGAGAGATGCGTGATCCCAACATACGGTGTCCTGGGAAGGCTTGACGACGCATCTGTTTCACAGAGCTTGAGGAGGCATAACGGCCTACTCGAAGGAAGACTCGTCAACCTGAAGGGATACGTGTTAACCGGTATAGGGGTCTCACCAAGCCCGCTTGGAGAAAGCAGGGTTGATGTTCTTGCAACCTATAGGCCGGGCCCCGGTGTGAGGTGCTGTAGTGTAAGCAGCGATATTGTTGGAGAGGCTGTTGAATCACTGAAGCCGAGGCTTATCCTGGCGGGGGCCTGTGTAGAGCCCTGTGTGGAGGGTAATCTCATCTCCCCGGGCAGCGCCTTGAAAAACCACTTCATGTATGTAGCTATAGAAGGGGATTCCTACATCGTGAAGAAAGGGGTCTTCTGGGAGGTGCTCAGGGAACTCGGGGCTGATTAA